A segment of the Rana temporaria chromosome 4 unlocalized genomic scaffold, aRanTem1.1 chr4s, whole genome shotgun sequence genome:
cggacaacatggaacaccattgtcagctggtcatgggcgacagccatgagacggaggggccctggagggagctgggcagaaagaggcaccgccggctaccccccaagaagaagaggtcctggaagccgtataacaagctgacctgggaggagaagaagcgactggaggagagggagtcgcagcgggcgtcccagatgcgggccgagatgttcaccaagggcccaccggtggccccttacaccaccacccagttcctgatgatgaaggaccacgtggagagcctgcaggacatgagcaagcaggatctgatccgtgagtacatagagctggaggagtgcataagccgcatggaggaggagaacaaccacctgaggtcacagcgggctgacccccccaggctccatgaactggagatggagctggagaagctcaaagaggagaaccggcggctgcggagggagcagagggtggctgaccctatggggcactgatctcccccctccctgaactctgagcaccagtgctacagcatttcaacaaatataactttttctttttatgaatctcctgtgattgtcacttcagagccataacctgccccctcccatagcgggacacctagacggcggcgcacagacccattcgccgtcttcacactgacttctggtgactctgcagatcgcacaaagacttggggactgaccggcgtgtgatctgacgacccggtggcatacctgagtcggaagcagttgccaagggaggtcagtcacgccaaactgagttaacctcggactaaaagctctgaacccgtcaaccctactggaccaggaaaggtccaaccgggttgccggagcagggagaaaaaggggggccattgtgaaggatgcttcagtggaattctccctgctagtaattgtgtgtgtgttagaggatttcaggtgtgactcactcctcggctaacaggctgttgatatggtaatgacccttcctcagcaagtcctatttcaaagggtaaatagtctattgtgtgtgtgaagaagccctgtggttactgtttactgtgattagaagtggctcatgttaattattctgattgctttattgtggtaattatctcttctatgcagggccaagctgtctagataatgtattctgtacaactagtaattaccttcactgatgtcattatctaaagaaaatgtgttttcagggtcggctccgaaatgtctgcctatgatttgtatggaagccccagtgtgagggggcggagatttgtcattgtaacagttttggaaattacatataagctgtgtgttataccattaaagtctgtcttgttccagcagtaagcgtgacccatgtgtggcttattgggtgattccaggaatatccctcctcgtggaatattggggtgattttctttatggggagaagggaagactttgacggggatatcattctaatatcGTCacaaaccccttaaagactaccactctgaagaacagaggttcattgaagtgttttcaatcaggtattgaaaacacctgtggatgtcagggagcagcaataaagcctaataagcaccaatcaggcagctttaaaatgactgatactcagctccttctagacatttactggtgtggttacaaacatggtgaagtcaagagaatggtctgggaagacaagagaagaggtgattgctcttcacaggaagggcaatggctataagaagattgcaaatatgttaaacataccaagagacaccataagaagcatcattcgcaaattcaagccaaagggcactgttgaaatgttacctggtcgtggcagaaagaagatgctgacttcgactgctgagcgctacctgaagcgtagagtggagaaaagtccccttgtgactgctgaggaactgagaaaagatttgtcagatgtgggtactgaagtttctgctcagacaatatggcgcacactgcgtaatgaaggtctccatgccagaactcccaggcgcacccccttgctgtctccaaagaataagaagagtcgactgcagtatgcaaaaatcatgtggacaaaccacagaagttttgggattgtgttctgtggactgatgaatcaaaattagaagtgtttgggcccatggatcaacgctatttttggaggaggaagaacaaggcctatgatgaaaagaacaccttgcctactgtgaagcatggcggggggtcaatcatgctttggggctgttttgcttcagcaggtacagggaagcttcagcgtgtgcaaggtaccatgaattctcttcagtaccaggagatagtggataacaatgtgatgcagtccgtcacaaacctgaggcttgggagacgttggacctttcaacaggacaatgatcccaagcatacctccaagtccactagagcatggttgcagattaaaggctggaacattttggagtggccatcgcagtcaccagacttaaatccgatggagaacctctggtgggacttaaagaaagcagttgcagtgtgcaagcctaagaatgtgactgaactggagacttttgcccatgacgaatgggcgaagatacccgtagatcgctgcaagacacttgtgtcaagctatgcttcaagtttaaaagctattataactgtaaaaggatgttgtactaagtactaagattgaatgtcaattgggggttgaataaaactgataatgatgtgagcacagaaaagacatttgtggttatttcattataaatgttatgttatatttgtctgacctacacgtgcctctttgatttaattgtaagcaggatgactgaatgatcaaaatcaatgtcaaacttggcaaaacaatcaatttcagtgggggttgaataattttgaatataaCTGTATACACACTGTATTGGTGTGAAAGATATTAGGAGCTGTATTTGTCAAGCGTAAGTTAAAAGTTATTCTAAATGATTTCAGCTAATAGGAATGTTAATTACCTATTAGCAATATATGGGATAGGCTTTCCCAAGACATTAATCTAGACCAGCCGCCGGTATGATTGAAGAACTTGACACGTgttagacagtttttgacaatggtGTTTTGTGAATCTTAAATCACAGGATGTCGTAAATTATCTTCGACTCAAGTAGGAATAATATTAGAAATGACTTCTAATACGCTACTGCCctcttgtggtaaaaaaaaaatacttaaatattCAAGATGGTGTTTATTTGGTTCCTATGACAACCTACTAAAAACATTGTCATTTGCTGTCGTCAGTCACGTAGCTGTGACACTGAAGAAGAGTTAAATTAGACACGTGTTATGTCAACAGCTTCTTTCGCAGGACGTTTCTTTCAAAAGTTCAAATAGCCGGGCTTACTCAAAGTATGAGTTTTATTAGCATCTCACTTGGCATCAACTTGTAAATACATACAAAGTTCAAATCTTCATACAGCTTGTTGTAGTAATAACAGAAGATTAGTTAGGTATAAGCTTAAAGAATAGCATAGTAAAAGTTCCTTCGTCTAGCTTCAGTGGTGTGAGAAGTGTCAGCCTCgaacagctgtttgtgaggtaaGCTTGAGTGTAGGCCTTAAGTAAACAAAGTGTCCTTGCTGTCCTTCTGAAGTGTATGTGTTGCGAATGGTGGGTGAGTGTGTAAGTGTGTCCTATGTCAGTTTAAACTCTCTCTTTATACTATAAAAACCCATATGTCAGCTAAATACATGGTAACGCCTTTTCTCAAAAGGATGCTTAATATGGTTTAAACCAAAGCGAACTCACAACTCCACCCATAACTCTGTCATGTTCAACTTTAGAAATAGAATGTACAACTTCATCCCCATATCTGCATCTCCTTGAGATGACCTagctgatttgattgacagcaacatatAGCTGTTTTCTACTAAAAccattgggttgaccttctgttAAATGCCTAATTCTTACATAAGATATATCTTTAAGATTCAGAAGTTCTATACCAAACTTACAAATGCATAATAAACTCATAAttgaatacatatatatatagatatataaatatatcacttCACACAAACTCTAGATAATTAAACAAAGAATATCAAAAAGTAACTTTTAACTTTGAAACATATGAAGACAGTATTTCTGGTTTTACTCTATGATACATGACTCTGTGAGTATTCTGTGAGTATTCTTATCCGTGAACCTAGTGACCTCATGAACCCATGTCAATCTTGGACATCTTTGACAGCTGGACCAAAATCCATTCATACGCCTAACCTATTTCAAGATCTGTCTTTTGCTAGGCCGAGTTAAAAGAGGTCTCAAACCTTCAAACTAGAGATCTTGATAAAAAGCCAAATGAATGTAATTATTTAACAATTCCCCCtgaatataatttattatattaccTAAATCACGCACACTTCATTTATGGCCCTTTCACACACATTTTGAATCAGTTGCTCCAGATGTACCACAGTTTACCATCGGATCAGTTAAGCCAGATGTGATTCTCCGAGTAAGAATACTTGTCATGATTTCTTCAccttttttcatttctttcttaAGTAATTTGTAAAACTGTTTCATCTTAATCATTATACAGACTTGAAATAATATGCATAAcaccataataataaaaataataactattGGATGCAATAATATATTTCCTGCTGCAGTAACTACTGAAGTGTTTCCCCAAACTGATATAGTTTTCTTAAAATTCGCCCAGAAAGAATTTGATGATAACGCTGACCATTCATGTTCTATTACTTTTAACTTTCCTTGCTCATGCTTAAATACTATATCTGCTTTATGAAGTTCTTCAGATAAAGCAATTAATAAGCCCTTATCCTTTTGTATGATGTCTGCCCATTCTTTCCATGGGAATTCATCTACTTGAGATATATTATATTGTACAGGAAGAGCACCCACATCTCTCATAAGAATATTAGTCAAATTGACTCTAATTCCATTTATACTGATTCCTGTAAGGTCTCCGTCTATACAATATAATCCTCGTTTCAGGATTTCTGTTTGTGTACAGGATAGGAAAAAAGCTTTAACTGTTTCAGTGCTAGTCATAACTTGAAAACAAACCTTCTTTTTACCTACTGAAGTAACTAAGTCAAAAGCTGTTTTTACTCTTTCAATTCTAGCCGTACATAACGAATGATTATGGAAACaagaatgaaaaattcctttgtcCTGCTTAGGCAAACAGATTATTTTAGATTGAAAATGTAAACATGAAGATAGGTCAAGTTGTTCTGGTTCTGAAAAATTACTATCCAAAGCAAAATCTGTATACTGCAATTGATAATATAACAATTGAGTATCACTTACTGGCAATCCTAAGACTGTAATTGGAACCAACATTTGTTCTTTCCCAGCTATAGGAATCATTGAGGTACTAAAGCATTCATGCTGATTACATCCTACCCATTTATTTACCCATAAATCTGTATGATTCTTTGCAAATACATACTCATTATGTAAACTTTGTAAAACTCCTAAAGGAGTTATTCCACTTTGGAATGCTTGAGCTGTTATTTTAAAATTGGTGGAATACTCTGTCTGTATCTCTAGACACGTTCTGGCTATGTGAGAATGTTGTTCACTTTTCATTAAATCCAAAGTAATATTTTGTAAATGGATAATAGATGGACCTATAACTGTTGCTATCTTCATTACCATATTTTCTAATATTTGATTTAAATTTCTCTGAACTTTGATACTTTTACTTCCCACTAAACCTGATGTTTCTAGATCAGATTTTAATGTAGTAATATCCATACTATTGGTAATACTTCCAACAATTCCAATTCCTCCGAGGATTCCTTCTGCAATACCTCGTTTATTCCTGCTGTTGTTTTTACTATTAGTTCCAAACCATTTATCAATACCCAATTCCATATTAACTAGATACTCTTGACACTGAGGATACCTTGATGAAATTTTCCATTCAGAAATGTTAAATTTCCAAAGTATAATCACAAAGCGTCCTTCTCTTAAAAGATGTCTGGATTGGAAATGATTAATTTGAAAAGGACTGGCGGGAATAAATTTTCCGTTAGTACATTTCGTTTTTTCAGGGGATAAAACTGCAACATTTGCAATATCACATTTCATAGGATAATTTTCCAATGATAGGCAACACTCATATATACCTGAGTCATTTAGATTTGGATTAGTGTGATGAAAAATCAAACTATTATTCTTCCAATCTAAATTACCAAAATTGCCCTTACGTATTATGCTAGCTGAGCTATAGAAAAGACTGCCCAACAACTCACTATTTCTCTTCCAGGTTAATAGTGAATTCTGAGGTAATTCTATTTGCGTAGTACACATCAAAGTTAAATTATCCTTTCCTTCTTCTATTTTAAGAGATTGTGGCGATACTTTTATGTCTGGAAtaattaaatccacaacagtaatcATCACCTTCACTTTGACTAGAGCTAAACTTCTTGTCATTTGAAAATCCCATACTCGAGTTACATCTCCTTTTTCATCTCCTGTAATTTGTAAATGTTCAGGATCTACAAACTGTAAATAATATTGTGTTTGAAACCAAATATCAGTTTTGGATCCTCCCACAGAAGGAGTATGTACCTTAACATTAGTTACATCCCCAGTCCAAGCTGTAGTCTCATTTCCTTTTATAACTATAACCCAGAATCCCATATCTGTTAGATTACACTCATATGTACCAGTTGTATTACTATGTACATATGATCCTTGCATTTTTGTGAACTTTGTCTTGGATTCTATTCTGGCGTGAATTTCAATGGTGTTGCTATGGAAAAAGTAAAAACTCATGCAACAAGTAACCCCATATCCTATGCAAGCGTATCCATATATGTCATTGCTTGTGTCAAAGTCACTGTATCTTGGAAAGTGTCTCTTATTTCTGGATAGCTGCAAATCTCTTTTATGCAGGGTCTCAGTCTTGTTATCTTCTGCTGAACTGGAAAAAGTCAAGTAagtttttatgaagaaaaatgtcATTAATGGAAAAAGGAGTCCTGAGATAATGAATTTTCTcctttttgtgtattttcttgctttccaattttcttttatttcttcttggAGTTTTGTGTTCCTCCATGTTTGGTTATCAGATGCCATATCTGTAAAAGAAAGGCAATATCATTATCTTGGCATGAACAATTTGCATTGATCAGTGTGAACCCATATTTTTTGTTGTCTCCGTGCATTTTTCACAGAGTTGAGAggcctttggacttgtatcattACACCTAATGTATCCAAAATCTCAAAAGGACCTTCCCAATTACTTTGCCATGGTCCGCTTTTCCTAAAAGTTTTAATCATGACTTGTCCACCTTTCTCAAATTTTGAGGTATGTGGAGGAATCATTTTCTGCATGTGAGAAGCTGCATGTGGCAAAATGACGTTCAGATTGTCTTGCAACATCTGTAACCATTTTGTTTTCTCAATTGCTTCTTTTTGCGGAGTGGACAAAAATGGTTCATGTGGGAACACAAGTGGCATTTTTCTACCTGTCATCAATTCAAATGGACTGTATTGAGTAGATGAGGACGATGTACTTCTGATACTCATCAGAACAAAAGGTACAGCATCTACCCATGTATTTCCTTTGTCTAATAACATTTTTGCAATCCTGGATTTGATAGTCCTATTCATTCTTTCAACAATACCTGCAGATTGTGGATGGTATGGAACATGAAATCTTTGTTGGACTCCCAGAATTTTACACATTGCTTGCATTACCTTACCTGTGAAATGCGATCCTCGATCAGAACTGAGGTTCACTGGGATCCCCCAAGTTGGAAAAACATGATTCATTAACAATCTTGCAGTTGTCAATGCATCATCTGTACGAGCAGGTAAGATTTCAACCCACTTAGAAAACACATCTACGATTGTGAGCGCATACCTGAACCCGTTTTTTCCTGTAGGCAATGGTCCTATATAGTCAATTTGCAATGTAGACCATGGACCATCAGCTGGAGGAACTCTTTGTAAGGGAGGCTTTTGTCCCTTTGGTCTGGGATTCACTTGAGCACAAATAAGACAAGATTGAATCACATTGTCTACAGTTTCttccattttttcccagtaaaactTTTCTTTGAGAACTTCTAGCAATCTCTGCTTTCCTACATGGCCTAAGCTTTCATGATTATATTTTGTGAACTCACCTTGTAAATGTTTTGGTAATACAGGACGCAGATGCCCGTTTGAATCATGGCACAATATCCCATTTTCACAAACAAAGGGAAAGTTAGCATCCCCCTGAGAACCAGATAAGGACTGATCCTTTTTCTGTTCTTCTGCAAAAGAGGGTATCTGTGTATCTGTCTTTTTGACTATATCCACTGAAACTGGCTCAATTGGAATTTCAGACTGTTCGACAACAGCTGCTTCCTTTGCTAACGTGTCAGCTGTCCCGTTACCAATGCTAAGCTCATCACTGTCCTTTCTATGAGCTGGTACCTTCACAATAGCATAGACACAAGGTTTTTTCTCTGCTAGTGCAAAAATTGATTCAAGTGTGTCTCGATGCGCCAAAACTTTGTTGGATGCGTCTACAAAACCTCTTCTTTTCCAAATTGGCAAATAGTCAGTAAGAGAACGCACAACATATGAACTGTCACTATAGATTGCTAGTGGACCCTTGTTCTCTTCATTGGCCACAGTCAGAGCTGTCTCTACTGCTAACAATTCAGCTTTTTGTGCTGAAAAGTATCCTGGAAGTCTGTGTTGTATGGCATATCCTCTTTTTGGAAACCAGATTGCATAGCCTGCAAAATATTCTCCTGAAACACAATAGCGTGAACCATCTACAAACACTGGTTCATCAGTCTGCTCTGCTTCTCTGCGAAACAGAGGAGAAGTGGAATCCTGGACTTCACATGAACACTCATGTTCCATTCCATT
Coding sequences within it:
- the LOC120921799 gene encoding uncharacterized protein LOC120921799 gives rise to the protein MASDNQTWRNTKLQEEIKENWKARKYTKRRKFIISGLLFPLMTFFFIKTYLTFSSSAEDNKTETLHKRDLQLSRNKRHFPRYSDFDTSNDIYGYACIGYGVTCCMSFYFFHSNTIEIHARIESKTKFTKMQGSYVHSNTTGTYECNLTDMGFWVIVIKGNETTAWTGDVTNVKVHTPSVGGSKTDIWFQTQYYLQFVDPEHLQITGDEKGDVTRVWDFQMTRSLALVKVKVMITVVDLIIPDIKVSPQSLKIEEGKDNLTLMCTTQIELPQNSLLTWKRNSELLGSLFYSSASIIRKGNFGNLDWKNNSLIFHHTNPNLNDSGIYECCLSLENYPMKCDIANVAVLSPEKTKCTNGKFIPASPFQINHFQSRHLLREGRFVIILWKFNISEWKISSRYPQCQEYLVNMELGIDKWFGTNSKNNSRNKRGIAEGILGGIGIVGSITNSMDITTLKSDLETSGLVGSKSIKVQRNLNQILENMVMKIATVIGPSIIHLQNITLDLMKSEQHSHIARTCLEIQTEYSTNFKITAQAFQSGITPLGVLQSLHNEYVFAKNHTDLWVNKWVGCNQHECFSTSMIPIAGKEQMLVPITVLGLPVSDTQLLYYQLQYTDFALDSNFSEPEQLDLSSCLHFQSKIICLPKQDKGIFHSCFHNHSLCTARIERVKTAFDLVTSVGKKKVCFQVMTSTETVKAFFLSCTQTEILKRGLYCIDGDLTGISINGIRVNLTNILMRDVGALPVQYNISQVDEFPWKEWADIIQKDKGLLIALSEELHKADIVFKHEQGKLKVIEHEWSALSSNSFWANFKKTISVWGNTSVVTAAGNILLHPIVIIFIIMVLCILFQVCIMIKMKQFYKLLKKEMKKGEEIMTSILTRRITSGLTDPMVNCGTSGATDSKCV